The Desulfobacterales bacterium DNA segment AGTGGGCGGGAAAACTTCTCAGGACCTGGGGATGGGGCGTATCGTGGGACAGATTCTGATGTACCTGTATCTCCAGGAAGGAGAGTGCTCCCTTGACCAGATTGGTGAAGACCTGGGGTTGAGTAAAGCAGCCGTAAGCACTGCTGTTCGTCAGTTAGAAAGTTTGGGCCTGCTGCGCCAGGTCTGGCGAAAAGGGGATCGAAAGAACTATTACCGGACAGCGGACGACATCGGAACAGCCTTACAGAACGGGCTGCTGGCATTCGTCCGTCAGAAAGTCCAGTCTGTGGCCATGGAGATCGACTCCGCCAATGAAATACTTGAAAAAGAGATCAACAATCCCGACGCATCCACAGATATCCATTTTGTTCACAGCCGGGTGAAAAGGGCAAAATATCTCCGGGATATGGCTGCGAATCTACTGAATAGTCCGCTGCTCGGATTTTTAAAAAAAGTTTGACGCACTGTTGTTATATGTAATTTATGGCACAGATACACATCAAGGCAAACAGACCCTGGCTTTACATAGACTGGAGAGGCATACTTCAGTATCGTGATTTGTTGTGGCTCCTGGTTGTGAGGGACTTTGTGGTTCTATATAAGCAGAGCATTTTAGGACCTTTATGGTTTATCATTCAACCGCTTGCCACGACAATCGTATTTGTTGTGGTCTTCGGACATATTGCAAAGATCGGCACTGGCGGCATCCCCAATCTGTTATTCTACATGAGCGGCACTATTTTCTGGACTTACTTTCATAACTGCCTGATAAAGATTTCAGGTGCGCTCATCTCAAATGCCAATCTCTTTAAAAAAGTGTTTTTCCCAAGGCTTATCGTTCCTTTTTCCATCGTGGTCAGCAATTTGGGGATATTACTGCTTAATCTTATCATGTTGGCCGCATTTTTTTTATACTTCCTCTTTTACACCGAAGCCAGAATCGCACCCGGTTTGGAGCTCGTTGTGGTATTGCCGCTCCTCATACTGCAATGCGCAACCATTGGACTCGGTGTCGGGCTTTGGGTTTCGGCATTAACCGTCAAGTATCGTGATTTAGGATTCGCGGTGCCGTTCCTGTCACAACTATGGATGTTCATGACGCCTGTGGTTTATCCGGTCAGTGAATTTCCGGCAAAGTGGCGATGGATTTTAAAAATTAACCCCATGACAAGTGTTATGGAACTGGCCCGGCACAGCCTGTTTGGTGTAGAGACCATGTGGCAAGAGTATATCGTCTCCGGCGCCATTTTAGCTGTAATTCTCTTGGTAACCGGCGTGCTGGTCTTCAACAAGGTCCAGCGCACTTTTGTAGATACCATTTAGATCCAAAATTGATAAAGAAGTCAGATTTTAGCAAACTGAATATTTCTAAAAAAGATCAACATGACTAAATCGGCAATCGAAATAAAAGGTATTTCCAAAAAGTATCGCCTGGGCGTCACGGGCCGAAAGACACTCCAGGACGAAATCAGATACTGGTGGTACAAGGTAAAGGGAAAAGATCCGAGGCAGTTCATGATGAACGTTGTTGAAACCGGGCTCGGCACGGATAAGGAACGCTTGCCGAACGGTAGCGAATTCTGGGCTTTAAAAGATATCTCTCTGACCGTTAATCAGGGAGAAGTTGTCGGCATTATCGGACGGAACGGGGCCGGCAAGTCAACGTTATTGAAAATTTTGAGTCGAATAACTGAACCCACCTCGGGTGAGGCGTTTATTGACGGACGTGTTGGTTCTTTGCTCGAGGTCGGAACAGGATTTCATCCTGAACTTACCGGCCGGGAGAACATTTATCTCAACGGCGCAATTCTTGGCATGAAAAGATCTGAAATCACTAGTAAATTTGACGATATCGTTGAATTTGCGGAAATAGACAAGTTCATCGATACACCCGTCAAACGTTATTCCAGCGGCATGTATGTCCGTCTGGCATTTGCAGTAGCCGCCCACTTGGAGTCCGAGATCCTGCTGGTCGATGAGGTGCTGGCAGTGGGCGACGCGGCGTTTCAGAGGAAATGTCTCGGCAAAATGGGGGAGGTGGCAACAGAAGGAAGAACCATATTGTTTGTCAGTCATAATATGGGCGCCATAAACCAATTATGCAAACGTTGTATACTGCTGGACAGAGGCCATCTAATTAAAGACGATACGACTGATACTGTTATTTCATCCTATGCCAAAGAATCCGTCCACTACGATGAGAAAGCCGACAGAAAATGGGAAAGAAAGGGGTCCGGGAAAGTTCGCATCCTTTCTATTTCCTTATTGGATGAGAACAACCATGCATGTAACACGTATCGCATGGGACAAGTCATGAAGATTAAATTGTTGGGAGATGCAATTGAGCCTGACATTGATTTTACGTTGGCAATCCAGATTGTTACCCTTACAGACATCCCTGTATTGTATCTAAATAATCCTTTGAATATTTTTCGAACATCCTTGAAGAAGGACTTTCGCATCGAAATAAATATACCGGATTTACCTTTGATGCCGGGATCATACTTTTTGCATATATGGGTTGGTCGCGTAAGAAGAGAGCTGTTTGACTATGTAAAATATATTGCATCCTTTGACATCTTACAAGGCAAAAAAGTACGGCTACCCCTTCGCACAAATTACCAACTAGGACTTGTTTATCTTGAATTATCGGCCACACAATTGAAATAGATAATGATAGATAATAAGGACATTTCAAAAAGTTAAAAAGGTTTTGAACGGCTCTTTCAAAATAGTTTTTTTCTACATCTTTTGTTCCTGGAATCTGTTGGCAGTCTCATAGATGGATTTTTGTTAATATTTTATTAACCCAGAAGATCCTTGTCGCTACTACATGGTATTAAAATGAAATATTATTTACTGGCAACACATCGAAGAAAAAAGCTAGACAAATTACAAGATATGTATAAAAAGTATTATTCTGGAATCGTTTTGGATATAGGCGGCAGAAATAGAGGCAAGTTTGTTAAACCAAAGGACAAAGTCAAAAAATGGATTTTTGCAGATATAGAGAAGAAACATAATCCGGATATTTTATTAAACGTTGAAAACATGTATCTAATCGATTCACAAAGCGTGGACATTGTTAATGCCATTGAATTATTAGAGCATGTAAAAAATCCTGAAAAAGGCTTAGATGAAATTACAAGGGTCCTAAAAGAAAAAGGGAAATTATTTTTATCTATGCCATTCCTTTACGGGATACATGCAGATCCTTATGATTTTCAAAGATGGACTGAATACAAACTAAAATCAGAATTAAAAAAAAGAAATTTCGAAATTTTAAAATTTCATATAATGGGTCGAATGTTTACCGCTATGGTCGATATGATACGTCAAGCAGTAAAGAGATGGCCGTTACCATTAAGAATCCTGGCATATCTATTTTATCCGCTGATGGATTTACTAATCAAAATCGACGATATTTATAAAACAAACTGGCACGCAGGGTATTTCCTAATTGCAGAAAAAAAGCATGTTATTCAATAACTACTCAATCTTTGCATTTCTAAAATGGTCTACAGCATCTGTTAATTTTTCCAAATGGGTACGAAATTCTTTATTTGACTTCACGATTTCTAAAAGATTCTTCTGTACGAGTATCTGACCAAGGGATCTGAACACTTTGTATGTTGCATATCTGATGCGGTCAGAATGTCGAATACTTGTCTGGCAAAAATGATCGGGGAAGATGTGTCCCAATACGGATATATAGTGTAACAAATAAGGATCTATTTATGGCGGGAATAAATAGCCATATAA contains these protein-coding regions:
- a CDS encoding MarR family transcriptional regulator gives rise to the protein MENNIATEIRMRLVEVGGKTSQDLGMGRIVGQILMYLYLQEGECSLDQIGEDLGLSKAAVSTAVRQLESLGLLRQVWRKGDRKNYYRTADDIGTALQNGLLAFVRQKVQSVAMEIDSANEILEKEINNPDASTDIHFVHSRVKRAKYLRDMAANLLNSPLLGFLKKV
- a CDS encoding ABC transporter permease, yielding MAQIHIKANRPWLYIDWRGILQYRDLLWLLVVRDFVVLYKQSILGPLWFIIQPLATTIVFVVVFGHIAKIGTGGIPNLLFYMSGTIFWTYFHNCLIKISGALISNANLFKKVFFPRLIVPFSIVVSNLGILLLNLIMLAAFFLYFLFYTEARIAPGLELVVVLPLLILQCATIGLGVGLWVSALTVKYRDLGFAVPFLSQLWMFMTPVVYPVSEFPAKWRWILKINPMTSVMELARHSLFGVETMWQEYIVSGAILAVILLVTGVLVFNKVQRTFVDTI
- a CDS encoding ABC transporter ATP-binding protein: MMNVVETGLGTDKERLPNGSEFWALKDISLTVNQGEVVGIIGRNGAGKSTLLKILSRITEPTSGEAFIDGRVGSLLEVGTGFHPELTGRENIYLNGAILGMKRSEITSKFDDIVEFAEIDKFIDTPVKRYSSGMYVRLAFAVAAHLESEILLVDEVLAVGDAAFQRKCLGKMGEVATEGRTILFVSHNMGAINQLCKRCILLDRGHLIKDDTTDTVISSYAKESVHYDEKADRKWERKGSGKVRILSISLLDENNHACNTYRMGQVMKIKLLGDAIEPDIDFTLAIQIVTLTDIPVLYLNNPLNIFRTSLKKDFRIEINIPDLPLMPGSYFLHIWVGRVRRELFDYVKYIASFDILQGKKVRLPLRTNYQLGLVYLELSATQLK
- a CDS encoding methyltransferase domain-containing protein; the protein is MKYYLLATHRRKKLDKLQDMYKKYYSGIVLDIGGRNRGKFVKPKDKVKKWIFADIEKKHNPDILLNVENMYLIDSQSVDIVNAIELLEHVKNPEKGLDEITRVLKEKGKLFLSMPFLYGIHADPYDFQRWTEYKLKSELKKRNFEILKFHIMGRMFTAMVDMIRQAVKRWPLPLRILAYLFYPLMDLLIKIDDIYKTNWHAGYFLIAEKKHVIQ